From a region of the Paenibacillus sp. R14(2021) genome:
- the spoIIP gene encoding stage II sporulation protein P, producing MKRTFITLNIGRSSIRLRQLLVTGRTFALLSLGSMVLVLVVGIGVIVQQKASTSPMSTMKGFAASVSGGLFSDMLAMEMPGTAKADTKSSITGRQISSFLIRLLTDINPDDPKSLLASQYAGLYSDTFTLIRPGSGTDALVEPEDQEPLPDNGHETADNVSDSDRPDHDPGDIGAITEDEPSEDTDAPNDSGDNDPKPSANDQGGPALPSTSGRKVVFIYHSHIRESWFPELSSRKTPESKVKNISLVGKRLSVQLNKLGVGALQSSTDYPSTIKNYNWLLSYKYSKKTVVDAMADNQGLKFFFDIHRDSSERKNTTVTIGGEDYAKIMFIVGQANPDWKKNEAFASEIHDELEKSYPGISRIWGKTTASGNGEYNQSLAPDSVLIEIGGKDNTLKESYRTADVLAKVIADIYWKAEKVSAPNTK from the coding sequence ATGAAACGAACGTTCATAACCTTGAATATCGGCAGAAGCAGCATTCGGCTGAGACAGCTGCTCGTTACCGGCCGCACCTTCGCCTTGTTGTCCTTAGGATCTATGGTCCTTGTCCTTGTGGTTGGCATCGGCGTTATCGTGCAGCAGAAGGCATCGACGTCCCCGATGTCAACGATGAAAGGCTTCGCCGCTTCGGTTTCCGGCGGGTTGTTCTCCGACATGCTGGCTATGGAAATGCCCGGCACGGCCAAAGCCGATACCAAATCGTCGATTACGGGCCGGCAAATCAGCAGCTTTCTGATTCGGCTGCTAACGGATATAAATCCTGATGATCCCAAAAGCCTGTTGGCTAGCCAGTACGCCGGCTTGTACAGCGATACGTTCACGCTGATCCGCCCTGGCTCTGGCACGGATGCGCTGGTTGAACCCGAGGATCAAGAACCGCTGCCGGATAACGGTCATGAAACGGCAGACAACGTTTCCGATTCCGACCGTCCGGATCATGACCCCGGCGATATAGGAGCAATAACGGAGGACGAGCCGTCCGAAGATACGGACGCACCTAATGACTCGGGCGACAACGATCCCAAGCCTTCCGCGAATGATCAGGGCGGGCCTGCTTTGCCTTCGACGAGCGGACGGAAGGTCGTATTCATCTATCACTCCCATATCCGTGAATCATGGTTCCCGGAACTCAGTTCGAGGAAAACGCCGGAATCCAAGGTAAAGAACATATCGCTTGTAGGCAAGCGTTTATCCGTGCAGCTGAATAAATTAGGCGTCGGAGCGCTGCAATCTTCTACGGACTATCCATCGACGATTAAAAATTACAATTGGCTCCTATCCTATAAATATTCGAAGAAAACGGTCGTCGACGCGATGGCAGACAATCAAGGATTGAAATTTTTCTTCGATATCCACCGCGATTCGTCAGAACGGAAGAATACGACCGTTACAATCGGCGGCGAAGATTACGCGAAAATCATGTTCATCGTCGGACAAGCCAATCCCGATTGGAAGAAGAACGAGGCCTTTGCAAGCGAAATCCACGACGAGCTCGAGAAATCCTATCCCGGCATATCCCGCATCTGGGGCAAAACGACGGCCAGCGGGAACGGCGAATACAATCAATCGCTTGCGCCCGACAGCGTGCTGATCGAAATCGGCGGCAAGGATAATACGCTCAAAGAATCGTACCGCACCGCCGACGTGCTGGCGAAAGTGATTGCAGATATTTACTGGAAGGCCGAGAAAGTATCGGCACCGAATACGAAATAA